In Chryseobacterium gotjawalense, the following are encoded in one genomic region:
- a CDS encoding helix-turn-helix domain-containing protein, translating to MKKIVLFFLLHFSLNLCFSQSVKGFQIPDSLNKKTYKYLESAFNSTVKSDSKKRELYANSILLKGKKEKNETGISDGYQFLYRSKSDPSFLDSMIIISKKSQDFDNISIAYLLKGNHYYFTSDYSKSLNNYLLAKDFSKNNEYNYNVVNFNIGLLKLELGNYREAQKLFLGYKKYLDGEQLTDKIDYISCLYTIAYTYTKMDQLDLSDSFIRLGLEINSKLPPNDNYLNLLLTSGINQYKRKEYLQAQKTLENVSKQIKDHSYNTQNLALSEFYIGMSQYENKDYKFLDTFKKVDSLINKTKYLTSELRGLYPILIEHYKKLNDKEKQLFYIEHLLDFDRILNKNSHHLSTEINEKYDTPILLKEKEKLISDLNSKNTVLYWISGIIGSAVFILLFLYFKKSKKVKHYEEQAILLTKNSEPLITTIIEGKYIDENHDTGRVKNQISKTVLSEELLNSLYLKFESFETKKEFLNRNLNLDILAKEFETNRDYLSKAVKELKGKSFSQYVNELRITYLIEELKINPNLQKLTIAGIAEEAGFNNSETFTSAFKKITGTLPSYYLKALKEEHKRLS from the coding sequence ATGAAGAAAATTGTTCTGTTCTTTTTACTCCATTTCTCTTTAAACTTATGCTTTTCCCAGAGTGTAAAAGGATTTCAAATCCCGGATTCTTTAAATAAGAAGACTTATAAATATTTAGAATCCGCATTTAATTCAACAGTAAAAAGCGATTCCAAAAAAAGAGAATTATATGCGAACTCTATTCTCTTAAAAGGAAAAAAAGAAAAGAATGAAACCGGGATTTCCGACGGTTATCAGTTTTTGTATCGAAGTAAATCTGATCCTTCCTTTCTGGACAGCATGATTATCATCTCAAAAAAGAGTCAAGATTTCGATAACATATCGATCGCTTATTTACTTAAAGGGAACCACTATTATTTCACCTCTGATTATTCAAAATCTTTAAATAATTATTTGCTTGCCAAAGATTTTTCCAAAAACAATGAATACAATTATAATGTTGTCAATTTCAATATTGGTTTATTAAAGTTGGAATTAGGAAATTATCGAGAGGCCCAAAAATTATTTTTAGGTTATAAAAAATATTTGGACGGTGAGCAGTTGACCGATAAAATTGATTATATAAGTTGCTTATATACCATTGCATATACTTATACAAAAATGGATCAACTTGATCTGTCTGATTCTTTTATCAGATTAGGTTTAGAAATAAACAGCAAACTTCCTCCCAATGATAATTATCTTAATTTATTGCTAACATCCGGTATCAATCAATACAAAAGGAAGGAATATCTGCAGGCCCAAAAGACTTTAGAGAACGTTTCTAAACAAATCAAAGATCATTCTTACAATACCCAAAATTTAGCGTTAAGCGAATTTTATATCGGAATGAGTCAATATGAAAATAAAGATTACAAATTCTTAGATACTTTTAAAAAAGTAGATTCTCTTATTAACAAAACAAAATATTTAACTTCAGAATTAAGAGGTCTCTATCCGATTCTTATTGAACATTATAAAAAACTGAATGATAAAGAAAAACAGTTATTCTATATTGAGCACCTGTTAGATTTTGATCGTATTTTAAATAAAAATAGCCATCATCTTTCTACAGAAATTAATGAAAAATACGACACACCCATTCTGTTGAAAGAAAAGGAAAAATTGATTTCCGATTTGAATTCTAAAAATACCGTATTATATTGGATTAGCGGAATTATTGGATCAGCAGTTTTTATTTTGCTATTTCTATACTTTAAAAAAAGTAAGAAAGTTAAACATTATGAAGAGCAGGCAATTCTTTTAACCAAAAATTCAGAACCACTGATTACCACAATTATTGAGGGAAAATATATTGATGAAAATCACGATACCGGAAGAGTTAAAAATCAAATTTCAAAAACAGTTCTTTCTGAGGAACTATTAAATTCTCTTTATCTGAAATTCGAAAGTTTTGAAACGAAAAAAGAGTTTTTGAACAGAAACTTAAATTTAGACATTTTAGCAAAAGAATTTGAAACCAACAGAGATTACCTTTCTAAAGCCGTAAAAGAGTTGAAAGGCAAAAGTTTTTCGCAATATGTCAATGAATTAAGAATCACCTATCTCATCGAAGAATTAAAAATAAATCCAAACCTTCAAAAGTTGACCATAGCGGGAATTGCTGAAGAAGCTGGGTTTAATAATTCAGAAACCTTTACCTCTGCATTTAAAAAAATAACCGGTACACTTCCTTCCTACTATTTAAAGGCATTAAAAGAAGAACACAAACGATTAAGCTAA
- the atpH gene encoding ATP synthase F1 subunit delta: MRTSKVAKRYAQGLLNFTQEAGSTASVFGEMKDLVNTIEKSKELQSFFHSPIIEVKKKISVSEEIFKSFSPVTRNLIQLVIKHGREAQLINIGQEFINKVDDMNGVQRITLTSATALSDENIKNILKSTSLVNHNNQFDVKSIINPEILGGYILRVGDQQVDASVKSKLSRLKKEFQLN; encoded by the coding sequence ATGCGTACAAGTAAAGTTGCAAAAAGGTATGCACAGGGTTTACTGAATTTCACCCAGGAAGCAGGAAGTACAGCTTCTGTTTTTGGTGAAATGAAGGACTTGGTGAATACCATCGAAAAATCAAAAGAGTTGCAGAGCTTTTTCCATTCGCCGATTATCGAGGTGAAGAAAAAAATAAGTGTTTCCGAAGAGATTTTTAAGAGCTTTTCTCCAGTGACCAGAAATTTAATCCAATTGGTTATCAAGCATGGCCGGGAAGCACAGTTGATCAATATCGGACAGGAATTTATTAATAAAGTGGATGATATGAATGGAGTACAGAGAATTACGCTGACTTCTGCAACCGCACTTTCTGATGAAAATATTAAAAATATTCTGAAATCTACCAGCCTTGTTAATCATAATAACCAGTTCGATGTAAAATCTATCATCAATCCTGAGATCTTAGGAGGATATATTTTGCGGGTGGGCGATCAGCAGGTAGACGCATCGGTGAAATCAAAATTAAGCCGACTGAAAAAAGAATTTCAATTAAATTAA
- a CDS encoding IS3 family transposase, producing the protein MVTPYQKERCIAYLQEIKPDVSYAKVCRVMGRSRTSKYYEKRMPPKDEKLKGAITSILGTSRLGRKKVIVKVKRKFPEFGASQIRRVYQKYGFSLYRRMKRKRFDNPANPISVPLEQNEEWAMDFMSDALARGSRFRTLNIIDQYNRKCLDIDIRTSMPSRAVITFLERVIEKHGKPKGIRTDNGSEFTSGLFQTWLHENNIEWIKIQKGKPQQNAIIERFNKTYREDILDAHLFFSQQQVKQLTAVWIEDYNNERPHEALNFKTPAEYEAA; encoded by the coding sequence GTGGTGACACCTTATCAAAAAGAGCGCTGTATTGCTTACCTGCAGGAGATAAAACCGGATGTAAGTTATGCTAAGGTGTGCCGCGTAATGGGACGCTCACGAACTTCAAAATATTATGAAAAGCGAATGCCGCCGAAGGATGAAAAGCTGAAAGGAGCCATCACATCAATATTGGGAACCAGCAGATTGGGACGCAAGAAAGTCATTGTGAAAGTGAAGAGGAAATTTCCTGAGTTCGGTGCTTCTCAAATCCGACGCGTGTATCAGAAGTATGGTTTTTCGCTTTACAGAAGAATGAAGAGAAAACGCTTCGACAATCCTGCCAATCCCATTTCTGTCCCGTTGGAGCAGAATGAGGAATGGGCAATGGACTTTATGAGTGATGCACTGGCAAGAGGTTCACGGTTCCGGACCCTGAATATTATTGATCAGTATAACAGAAAATGCCTGGACATTGATATTCGCACCTCGATGCCCTCCAGAGCGGTAATAACGTTTTTGGAGCGTGTTATCGAGAAGCATGGCAAACCCAAGGGTATCCGCACCGATAACGGTTCGGAGTTCACCTCGGGTCTGTTCCAGACGTGGCTGCATGAGAATAATATCGAATGGATCAAAATCCAGAAAGGAAAACCACAGCAGAACGCCATCATCGAGCGGTTCAACAAAACCTACCGGGAAGACATTCTGGATGCGCATTTATTTTTCTCACAGCAGCAGGTGAAGCAGCTTACTGCGGTGTGGATTGAGGATTATAACAATGAAAGACCGCATGAGGCACTGAACTTTAAAACCCCGGCGGAATATGAAGCAGCGTAA
- a CDS encoding transposase: MKKSRFTEAQILKVLQTQQEGKKVAEICREFGISEQTFYNWKSKYGGMTLSELQRVKELESENARLKRIVADQQLSIDILKEINAKKW, encoded by the coding sequence ATGAAAAAATCAAGATTTACGGAGGCCCAGATTTTAAAGGTGCTCCAGACCCAGCAAGAAGGTAAAAAAGTGGCAGAGATCTGCCGGGAGTTTGGGATTTCCGAGCAGACGTTTTATAACTGGAAGAGCAAATACGGCGGCATGACCCTCTCGGAACTCCAGCGTGTTAAGGAGCTGGAATCGGAAAATGCCCGCCTTAAGCGTATTGTTGCAGACCAGCAACTGTCCATCGATATTTTGAAGGAGATCAACGCAAAAAAGTGGTGA
- the atpG gene encoding ATP synthase F1 subunit gamma, with amino-acid sequence MANLKEIRGRITSISSTMQITSAMKMVSAAKLKKATDAIVMLRPYSEKLQEIIENVSSTVDLEGVSGYTEEREVNKVLYIVVTSNKGLAGAFNSAVIKELNLSVANAAHEIEILTVGKKVYDAVRRSRKVYDNQSAIFDGMSFEVVSNFVENVMKDFREGSFDKVYLIYNKFINAATQEVIKEQLLPIALPEKTEVSNTDYIFEPTAKEILEVLMPKSIKTQVYKAILDSVASEHGARMTAMHKATDNAEALRNDLKIFYNKARQAAITNEILEIVGGAEALKNS; translated from the coding sequence ATGGCAAACTTAAAAGAAATACGAGGAAGAATTACTTCAATCTCTTCAACAATGCAGATTACGAGTGCGATGAAAATGGTTTCGGCAGCGAAACTGAAGAAAGCAACCGATGCAATTGTCATGTTGAGACCTTACTCAGAGAAATTACAGGAAATTATAGAGAATGTAAGTTCCACGGTAGATTTAGAAGGCGTGTCGGGCTACACCGAAGAAAGAGAAGTGAACAAAGTTCTTTACATCGTTGTCACTTCTAATAAAGGTCTTGCCGGCGCATTTAACTCTGCGGTAATCAAAGAATTGAATCTCTCGGTTGCAAATGCAGCGCATGAGATCGAAATTCTTACCGTTGGTAAAAAAGTATATGACGCGGTTCGCAGAAGCAGAAAAGTGTACGATAATCAAAGTGCTATTTTCGATGGCATGAGCTTCGAGGTCGTTTCCAATTTTGTAGAAAACGTAATGAAAGATTTCCGTGAAGGAAGTTTTGACAAAGTATATTTGATTTACAATAAGTTCATCAATGCGGCTACACAGGAAGTTATTAAAGAACAGTTGTTGCCGATCGCATTACCGGAAAAAACCGAAGTTTCCAATACCGATTATATCTTTGAGCCTACGGCGAAAGAAATTTTAGAAGTATTAATGCCGAAGTCGATAAAAACTCAGGTTTACAAAGCGATTTTGGATTCGGTAGCTTCAGAGCACGGTGCCAGAATGACTGCGATGCACAAAGCGACCGACAACGCAGAAGCATTGAGAAATGATCTTAAAATATTCTATAATAAGGCTCGTCAGGCTGCAATTACCAACGAGATTTTGGAAATTGTAGGAGGTGCAGAAGCATTGAAAAATTCATAA
- a CDS encoding TonB-dependent receptor codes for MKFTILPIALVCSTFITAQTKQDSTKQKDIQEIVVIAKKPTVENKVDRTVFNVANSSILAGNTTWDVLRMTPLVSIDNNDVVQAEGQSVTVYINDRKSVFSGKELKEYLKTIPAENLMKIEVITSPSAKYETTGEVINIVLKKLENEGLKGSATFNNNQSAKNSQYSNLNLNYHKKSFTQTLTGSYGDNSGVNTTDNQNFLYANKALRLIHSENVYRNLSPSMSATSELELNDKNNIGLIFEYYRNKRNQNIDSYGSNYLDDVFQNSYTKNQTLMV; via the coding sequence ATGAAATTTACTATTCTTCCTATTGCCCTTGTTTGCTCAACATTTATCACGGCACAAACCAAACAAGACAGCACCAAACAAAAAGATATTCAGGAAATTGTCGTAATTGCTAAAAAACCTACGGTAGAAAATAAAGTAGACCGCACCGTTTTCAATGTAGCCAATAGTTCTATTCTTGCAGGAAATACCACTTGGGATGTCCTTCGAATGACGCCTTTGGTAAGTATTGATAATAATGATGTCGTTCAGGCTGAGGGGCAAAGTGTCACCGTTTATATTAATGATCGGAAATCGGTATTCTCAGGAAAAGAACTTAAAGAATATTTAAAAACAATCCCAGCCGAAAACCTGATGAAAATTGAGGTTATTACAAGTCCCTCCGCAAAATATGAAACCACCGGCGAAGTCATCAACATTGTTCTAAAGAAACTCGAGAATGAAGGTTTGAAAGGCAGTGCAACATTTAATAATAACCAAAGTGCCAAGAATTCGCAGTATTCTAATCTGAACCTCAATTATCATAAAAAAAGTTTTACCCAAACACTCACCGGCAGTTACGGTGATAATTCCGGCGTCAACACCACCGATAATCAAAATTTTTTGTACGCCAATAAAGCATTGAGACTTATTCATTCCGAAAACGTTTACAGAAATCTAAGTCCATCAATGTCTGCAACCTCCGAATTAGAGCTGAACGATAAAAACAATATCGGACTTATTTTTGAATATTACAGAAACAAAAGAAATCAAAATATCGATTCCTACGGAAGCAATTATTTGGATGACGTGTTCCAAAACTCCTACACCAAAAACCAAACATTGATGGTTTAA
- a CDS encoding outer membrane beta-barrel protein, translating into MGTNFFYKYYDKVKNKILDINLGVNYNRSEDSNHHLTYLNTTSIPSGKRIDGNRQQREYYLKVDYSQPIGADGSQLEFGGKIAFKNNGIPNDYFNLTNGNWIFDDSQSNNFKYSDNQNSLYANFSKTFFKKLETRIGLRFEYISYTVRQEVGNIEKSNSYGTLLPDLLLKYALSENYNLSATYNHNIWRPYYSEFNPFMMPTNEEDTFYRGNMDLQPNPSDRFSLKLGIKKKYFFSATYFFSNHDYWTSYIIEDGKTISTPTNFDGRVETLSGNFNTNQTFFKNKLNVNVNVGVNYTDNSDFNKRNKINAKDYITNITGSTNMSYTNLFEKNINLNAWLGVFTQNNGNSNGNGSNVYHTFSATKIFPVLEMEATVRLNNIFMKPSFDSTTFAPIGTFRNVGVFDWYGVSFSLVKRFGNQKVKENTKTNVEKDGGGAK; encoded by the coding sequence TTGGGAACCAATTTTTTTTACAAATATTATGATAAGGTTAAAAATAAAATTTTAGATATCAACCTTGGAGTTAACTATAACCGCTCCGAAGACTCTAACCACCATTTAACCTACCTCAACACCACATCAATCCCTTCTGGAAAAAGAATCGATGGCAATCGCCAACAAAGAGAATATTATCTGAAAGTAGATTACTCTCAACCCATCGGTGCAGACGGAAGCCAACTCGAATTTGGTGGGAAAATCGCTTTTAAAAATAATGGTATTCCGAATGATTATTTTAATTTAACGAATGGCAATTGGATCTTCGATGATTCCCAAAGTAATAATTTCAAATACTCCGACAACCAGAATTCACTCTACGCCAATTTCAGTAAAACTTTCTTTAAAAAACTGGAAACCAGAATCGGATTGAGATTCGAATACATTTCTTACACCGTTCGGCAAGAGGTTGGGAATATCGAAAAAAGCAATTCTTACGGCACGCTTTTACCAGATCTTTTATTGAAATATGCTTTATCCGAAAACTACAATCTAAGCGCAACTTATAATCACAATATTTGGCGACCGTATTATTCGGAATTTAATCCTTTTATGATGCCGACAAATGAGGAAGATACTTTTTATCGTGGAAATATGGATTTGCAGCCGAATCCAAGCGACCGGTTTTCTTTGAAATTGGGAATTAAAAAGAAATATTTTTTCTCTGCAACCTATTTTTTCAGTAACCACGATTATTGGACTTCCTATATCATTGAAGATGGAAAAACCATCAGCACACCTACTAATTTTGACGGTCGTGTTGAGACGCTATCGGGTAATTTTAATACCAATCAAACTTTTTTCAAAAATAAACTGAATGTCAATGTAAACGTTGGAGTTAACTATACGGACAACAGCGATTTCAACAAGAGAAATAAGATCAATGCAAAAGATTATATCACCAACATCACTGGTTCTACCAACATGTCTTACACAAATCTCTTTGAGAAAAACATTAATTTAAATGCGTGGCTTGGTGTTTTTACTCAGAATAATGGGAACTCGAATGGCAATGGAAGTAATGTATACCACACTTTTTCTGCGACCAAAATATTTCCAGTTCTTGAAATGGAAGCAACAGTAAGATTAAATAATATTTTCATGAAACCCTCCTTCGATAGTACAACTTTTGCCCCAATTGGAACCTTCCGAAATGTTGGAGTTTTCGACTGGTATGGCGTCTCTTTTTCCTTAGTTAAAAGATTTGGAAACCAGAAAGTGAAGGAAAATACGAAAACCAATGTCGAGAAAGATGGCGGTGGAGCCAAATAG
- the atpA gene encoding F0F1 ATP synthase subunit alpha has protein sequence MAEINPAEVSAILKQQLANFETQSNVEEVGTVLTIGDGIALVYGLENVQYGELVKFQSGVEGIVLNLAEDNVGVALLGESKLVKEGDTVNRTQRISSIKVGEGMLGRVVDTLGNPIDGKGPITGETYELPLERKAPGVIFRQPVTEPLQTGIVAIDSMIPVGRGQRELIIGDRQTGKTVVAIDTIINQREFYDAGEPVFCIYVAIGQKGSTVAQIVKTLEDKGALAYTVIVAANASDPAPMQVYAPMAGAAIGEFFRDTGRPALIIYDDLSKQAVAYRELSLLLRRPPGREAYPGDVFYLHSRLLERAAKIIKDDTIAAQMNDLPDSLRPLVKGGGSLTALPIIETQAGDVSAYIPTNVISITDGQIFLETDLFNSGVRPAINVGISVSRVGGNAQIKSMKKVSGTLKLDQAQYKELEAFAKFGSDLDASTQAVISKGERNVEILKQPVNSPLPVDSQVAMIYAGTENLLRNIPINKVKEFQIEYVAFLRSKYPETMAAIKSGKIDNSITDILKQAAVELASKYN, from the coding sequence ATGGCAGAAATAAATCCGGCAGAAGTATCTGCAATTCTTAAACAGCAGCTAGCCAACTTCGAGACGCAGTCGAATGTAGAAGAAGTAGGAACGGTATTAACCATCGGTGATGGTATCGCTTTAGTGTACGGTTTAGAAAATGTTCAGTACGGTGAATTGGTAAAATTCCAAAGCGGTGTTGAAGGAATCGTTCTTAACCTTGCTGAAGACAACGTTGGGGTCGCTCTTTTGGGGGAATCCAAATTAGTAAAAGAAGGTGACACGGTTAACAGAACTCAAAGAATTTCATCGATCAAAGTTGGTGAGGGAATGTTGGGAAGAGTAGTAGATACCTTAGGAAATCCTATTGACGGTAAAGGACCAATCACTGGTGAAACGTATGAATTGCCATTGGAAAGAAAAGCTCCGGGAGTAATTTTCCGTCAGCCGGTAACTGAACCGTTACAGACCGGTATCGTTGCGATTGACTCGATGATTCCTGTAGGAAGAGGACAAAGAGAATTAATCATCGGTGACCGTCAGACAGGGAAAACGGTGGTAGCGATTGACACGATTATTAATCAAAGAGAATTTTATGATGCAGGTGAACCTGTATTCTGTATATATGTAGCGATTGGACAAAAAGGTTCAACCGTTGCTCAGATTGTTAAAACATTAGAAGATAAAGGCGCTTTAGCATATACGGTAATCGTAGCAGCAAACGCTTCTGATCCGGCACCGATGCAGGTTTATGCACCAATGGCAGGAGCAGCAATCGGTGAGTTTTTCCGCGATACCGGTCGTCCGGCATTGATTATCTATGATGATTTATCCAAACAGGCGGTGGCTTACCGTGAACTTTCTCTTTTGTTGAGAAGACCACCGGGCCGTGAAGCTTATCCGGGAGACGTTTTCTACCTTCACTCCAGATTATTGGAGAGAGCAGCAAAAATCATCAAAGATGATACGATTGCAGCACAGATGAATGATTTACCGGATTCATTGAGACCTTTGGTAAAAGGAGGAGGTTCTTTAACCGCACTTCCGATTATCGAAACTCAGGCAGGGGACGTTTCAGCGTATATTCCTACCAACGTAATTTCGATTACAGACGGTCAGATTTTCCTTGAAACCGATTTGTTTAACTCAGGAGTCCGTCCGGCAATTAACGTAGGTATTTCTGTATCGCGTGTTGGAGGTAATGCTCAGATTAAATCAATGAAAAAAGTTTCCGGAACTTTGAAACTGGATCAGGCACAATATAAAGAACTGGAAGCATTTGCTAAATTTGGTTCAGACTTAGATGCTTCCACGCAGGCAGTTATTTCTAAAGGGGAAAGAAACGTAGAAATCCTGAAACAACCGGTAAACTCTCCACTTCCTGTGGATAGCCAGGTTGCGATGATTTATGCTGGAACAGAAAACCTGTTGAGAAATATCCCAATCAATAAAGTGAAAGAATTCCAGATAGAATATGTAGCGTTCCTGAGATCAAAATATCCTGAAACAATGGCAGCCATTAAATCCGGAAAAATTGACAACTCGATTACAGATATTCTGAAACAGGCCGCTGTAGAATTAGCATCGAAATACAACTAA
- a CDS encoding ATP-dependent Clp protease adaptor ClpS → MGLHYNIPANIKDYENPKRETEEDIAVLEREDEVYKLILWNDDVNTFDYVIEALIEICGHTLEQAEQCTMLVHYKGKCTVKTGDLEKLKPMHEKLLARSLTSEIV, encoded by the coding sequence ATGGGTTTACATTATAATATTCCGGCCAATATAAAGGATTACGAAAATCCGAAAAGGGAAACCGAAGAAGATATCGCGGTTCTGGAAAGAGAAGACGAAGTTTATAAACTGATTTTGTGGAATGACGATGTCAATACTTTTGATTACGTCATTGAAGCACTGATCGAAATTTGTGGTCATACCCTGGAACAGGCCGAGCAGTGTACCATGCTTGTTCATTACAAAGGCAAATGCACCGTAAAAACCGGGGATTTAGAAAAGCTGAAACCCATGCACGAAAAATTATTAGCAAGAAGTTTAACTTCAGAAATTGTTTAA
- a CDS encoding rhomboid family intramembrane serine protease translates to MSPVLLIIIAGTAIFSYIAFSNHALFEKYKFNVGAILRNKEYVRLISAGFLHADLMHLIFNMMTLYFFGPIVVQAFGAFGFLLVYFGSILLGNIFSLYLYKNQSWYSAIGASGGVSGILFASIAMIPDLGIYFFFIPIAIPGYIFGFAYFAYSVYMMLNPKQHDNVGHAAHLGGAFFGLVYAVALQPERAIENAFYLGIMALPLLYMSYMVFVKKRIN, encoded by the coding sequence ATGAGTCCAGTTCTTTTGATCATTATTGCAGGCACCGCGATTTTCAGTTATATCGCCTTTAGCAATCACGCGCTTTTCGAAAAATACAAATTCAATGTCGGGGCCATTCTGCGCAACAAAGAATATGTGCGTTTGATTTCTGCCGGTTTTCTGCACGCAGATTTGATGCATTTGATATTCAACATGATGACGCTGTATTTCTTCGGCCCAATCGTGGTTCAGGCATTTGGAGCGTTCGGCTTTCTGCTCGTTTATTTTGGCTCCATTCTTTTGGGAAATATTTTCTCGCTTTATCTGTACAAAAATCAATCCTGGTATTCTGCGATTGGCGCGAGTGGTGGAGTTTCAGGGATTTTATTTGCCTCCATTGCGATGATTCCGGATTTAGGGATTTACTTTTTCTTTATACCGATTGCCATTCCGGGCTATATTTTCGGATTCGCCTATTTCGCCTATTCCGTTTACATGATGCTGAATCCCAAACAGCATGATAATGTCGGCCATGCTGCCCATTTAGGCGGCGCATTTTTCGGTTTGGTTTATGCCGTAGCCCTGCAGCCGGAGCGGGCGATCGAGAACGCATTTTACTTAGGAATCATGGCGCTTCCGTTGCTATATATGTCGTATATGGTTTTTGTAAAGAAGAGAATTAACTAG
- a CDS encoding hemolysin family protein — translation MDSDIIKLFLAVFLVVLNGFFVAAEFSIVKVRYSQIQLKAAEGNAMAKQAEHLIKHLDEYLSATQLGITLASLALGWVGESAMHHVIENIFHYSNVAVADSTITTISLILSFLIITIMHIVFGELIPKSIAIRKSEQTAMFIAVPLRVFYTVFKPFIWSMNHMSNAFLRLVKIHPASEQEIHSTEELQLLVKQSADSGEIEEENYEIIKNAFDFTDHSAKQIMIPRQNISSIDIELPIEDIINIIMEGGYSRLPVYQDSIDNIIGIFYAKEIIREYVKRKGEIDHDDLKDLMRDAFFVVGSKKISDLLKVFQQKKQHLAVVIDEFGGTEGIVTLEDILEELVGEIQDEEDDEERIVDKVGENVFWVKATQPLDEINEKLPKMFPLSDDGEYNTLAGFILHELEDIPAENEEFNINNYHVKILKMQNKSVDLVELTYNEPRIMNDLSNEIGEI, via the coding sequence ATGGATTCTGACATAATTAAGCTTTTTTTAGCTGTATTTTTAGTAGTACTGAATGGTTTTTTTGTAGCCGCAGAATTCTCAATCGTTAAAGTCCGGTACTCTCAGATTCAATTAAAAGCCGCCGAGGGGAACGCCATGGCAAAGCAGGCGGAGCATCTGATAAAGCATCTGGATGAATACCTTTCTGCCACACAGTTAGGGATTACCTTAGCATCCCTTGCTTTAGGTTGGGTTGGGGAAAGTGCGATGCATCACGTCATCGAAAATATTTTCCATTATTCCAATGTAGCAGTTGCAGACAGTACGATTACCACCATTTCACTTATTCTGAGCTTCCTGATTATTACGATCATGCATATTGTGTTTGGTGAATTAATTCCTAAATCAATTGCAATCCGAAAATCTGAGCAGACCGCTATGTTTATTGCGGTTCCTTTACGGGTTTTCTATACCGTGTTCAAACCGTTTATCTGGTCGATGAATCACATGTCGAATGCTTTTCTGCGTTTGGTGAAAATTCACCCTGCTTCAGAACAGGAAATTCACTCCACTGAAGAATTGCAGTTGCTTGTAAAACAATCTGCTGACTCAGGGGAAATCGAAGAAGAGAATTACGAAATCATTAAAAATGCGTTCGATTTTACAGATCACTCCGCAAAGCAAATCATGATTCCCAGACAGAATATCTCGTCGATTGATATCGAACTGCCGATCGAGGATATCATTAATATCATTATGGAAGGCGGGTATTCCAGACTTCCGGTTTATCAGGATTCTATTGACAATATCATCGGGATATTTTACGCCAAAGAAATTATCCGTGAATATGTGAAGAGAAAAGGTGAAATCGATCATGATGATTTAAAAGATTTGATGCGGGATGCATTCTTTGTGGTCGGGAGTAAAAAGATTTCTGACCTGCTGAAAGTCTTCCAGCAGAAAAAGCAGCATTTAGCCGTAGTTATTGACGAATTTGGAGGTACCGAAGGAATTGTTACTTTGGAAGACATTTTAGAGGAATTGGTCGGCGAAATACAGGATGAAGAAGACGATGAAGAAAGAATTGTTGACAAAGTGGGAGAGAATGTTTTCTGGGTAAAGGCGACACAGCCTTTAGATGAAATCAATGAAAAATTACCCAAAATGTTCCCGTTGTCAGATGACGGCGAATACAACACGTTGGCCGGGTTTATCCTGCATGAACTGGAAGATATTCCAGCTGAAAATGAGGAATTTAATATCAATAACTACCATGTTAAAATTCTGAAAATGCAGAATAAAAGTGTGGATCTGGTGGAATTAACCTACAACGAACCACGCATCATGAATGATTTGTCTAATGAAATAGGAGAAATTTAA